GTAGTACCACTGGCGAAGGCTTGTGTTAAATTAGCAGCCTCCAGATTAGCACCTTCTAAATCAGCACCTTCTAAATTAGCACCCCTTAAATTAGCGCCTTTTAAATTGGCATTTCTCAAATCTGCACCAATTAAGTGCGCACCGCTAAGATTTACACCTCTTAAATCACATCCAGAACATACTCCGGTTTCTAGAAGACGTTTTACTTGGGCTTGGTTGTCAGATGCTTGAGTGGGAATTGGAGCAGCTAGAGATAGGGTACCGATCAAAGCTAGGCCGGTCAACAATACCTGTCTCATAATTTTTTCTCCCATGATTATCCAGAAGCTAATCAATACATTGGAACAGTGGTAGACCTAGTTAACTACTTTTTAAGCTTTTGGTAAAAGACTATAGTTAGTCTACGCAAATGTAAGGCTTGGTTGGTAGCATACTTAACTTGCTACAATTTCATTGTCCCATATTCTGCATTTATTTCTTCATGCGATGGGAGTAATTTATTACTAAAATTACATTTCAGTATTAATACCTGAGTTAGAGCTAGAAAACCATACTTTCGGTATTTTACAGGTATTCTGGATTAGCCTTATAAATAACTGGTTATGTAATTTCTCTGTTTAATAAAATAAAATATACAGTTTGCTTAAAGAATATCTAAGAGAGTGGTGTGTAACACAGAATGCTATTGCCCATAAAACAGTATTTAGGACTAGTCTATTGATTGTACAGACCATAAGATGACTTGACTTCCCATTTCTCAGTTGTTCTTTCGAGATAGAGTATACTGCCATACTGAGGTGGGCCTGCTGGACAATGAACAGTTATCTGAATCATTGCTTGGGAAAAATCCTGAGAAAATCCTGGGCGAGTTAACCAATGAAAAATCGACCAGCGATAATCATGATGATTGCAAAGTTGGTTACACTGTTGTGAGGAAATCAGCGTAAATTGAGGATTTGCGATCGCTGGTGTTAATAAGTAGGAGCGATCGTTAATTAATATCCAATCTTCGTAAGTCTCTTTTTGGAGATTGCTGCAATCAGCATAAAATTCTCTATAGGCTGAGATTTTTGCACTTATCTCAT
The genomic region above belongs to Calothrix sp. NIES-2098 and contains:
- a CDS encoding pentapeptide repeat-containing protein, whose translation is MRQVLLTGLALIGTLSLAAPIPTQASDNQAQVKRLLETGVCSGCDLRGVNLSGAHLIGADLRNANLKGANLRGANLEGADLEGANLEAANLTQAFASGTTFNNANLTNANLTDAHLHNAQVDGAVMIGTNITGADGFDINLGIGGGE